The following proteins are encoded in a genomic region of Pelodictyon phaeoclathratiforme BU-1:
- a CDS encoding caspase family protein, with the protein MSSRKAFLIGAEEYGEGFVSLPAVRQDIQLMSSSLEACGYEVEICPPEVLTNASVLDSVIRSFCSDGGSEDIRILYFTGHGLLLDNVDCIIPAGTSRKDALTSRNQRVSTDLSQTVADSSIGLVLFIIDACRDKADIPVTKGGAEWGDQSRLMRPEEARFIRYFGCASNEICQVLLTISEEQASSLFTKVLVDCLDNGNCFSLIQFMYCVEKFCLKVLSEHSYLQNQKPRLSYGELSAEKQDVLKRPIFGTDGNVRCFSVWPLFDPNKLHCLVVISETDPQFSPDWGLKELVDEALVGSTGERIWDAFILAFNHQKLVSGQERILPNTFESSVVSFGVFSVTNAYTNHERLDQAIRAVVEADLVIFDVTGFEPGVMLLIGIRSACRRSLSICSYGGGWHEGQPLEIPFNLQELNINSHAPEETLVDENSVVARFVRRVETGFHQLSRHPRYLDLPAFDALRDLGSDYDASSIIDVKKRILVLCSYSFNHCSNWQYVKRKVKTVLWNKKRYKPEIERIIDYGTSQLIWQSLFEQIRRTTGCVVDWSEYNASVFLELGVRLAVSEWGAVHIIDRQCLTGGEKTPEHKLVQTDDIHRLFNPITYECHDNSSAPFEEVVEALVERDPHLDGDVGYNRIHRVLLDVIGKVKEASLPLAEDLKRRADALHNTQQGKVATPQILFSGSRVNKTDSERAALELRIAAWLYLEYRVKAQTTQNDVDIYHDLGRSVKDALYDLGDNNSVQLALYIEDQLNKLE; encoded by the coding sequence GTGAGCAGTCGCAAAGCATTTCTCATTGGAGCAGAAGAGTATGGTGAGGGATTTGTTTCTTTGCCTGCTGTGCGCCAGGATATCCAGCTTATGAGTTCTTCGTTGGAGGCATGCGGATATGAGGTGGAGATTTGCCCTCCAGAAGTTTTGACTAATGCCAGCGTGCTTGACAGCGTAATTCGCTCTTTCTGTTCAGACGGTGGATCTGAAGATATTCGTATTCTTTACTTTACAGGCCATGGGTTGTTATTGGATAACGTAGACTGTATTATCCCTGCTGGGACATCACGGAAAGATGCTTTAACCAGTCGTAATCAACGAGTTTCTACCGATCTAAGTCAAACGGTTGCAGACTCAAGTATTGGACTTGTTCTTTTTATAATTGATGCATGTCGTGACAAAGCAGATATTCCGGTTACAAAGGGCGGTGCAGAATGGGGGGATCAATCGCGGTTAATGAGGCCTGAAGAGGCTCGTTTTATTCGTTATTTTGGTTGTGCCTCCAATGAGATATGCCAAGTACTTTTGACCATTTCAGAAGAGCAGGCTTCCAGTCTGTTTACGAAAGTACTTGTGGATTGTCTCGATAATGGTAATTGCTTCTCATTGATTCAGTTCATGTATTGTGTTGAGAAGTTTTGCTTAAAAGTCCTTAGTGAACACTCCTATCTTCAAAATCAAAAACCGCGATTAAGTTATGGTGAACTTTCGGCAGAAAAACAAGATGTACTAAAAAGACCCATATTCGGGACAGATGGTAATGTAAGGTGTTTTTCGGTATGGCCGTTGTTTGATCCCAATAAGCTACATTGTCTCGTTGTGATTTCCGAGACAGACCCTCAATTTTCACCTGACTGGGGCTTGAAAGAACTTGTTGATGAAGCACTTGTGGGATCTACAGGCGAAAGAATCTGGGACGCCTTCATTCTTGCTTTCAATCATCAAAAGCTTGTTTCTGGTCAAGAACGTATATTACCGAATACATTTGAGTCATCTGTAGTTTCTTTTGGTGTTTTTTCTGTGACCAATGCTTACACAAATCATGAACGGTTAGATCAGGCAATACGTGCTGTAGTTGAAGCTGATCTCGTGATTTTCGATGTAACCGGTTTCGAACCAGGAGTTATGCTGCTCATCGGAATTCGATCCGCTTGTCGCAGGTCACTCAGTATTTGCAGCTATGGCGGGGGGTGGCATGAGGGACAACCGCTTGAAATTCCTTTCAACCTACAGGAACTCAACATTAATTCACATGCTCCTGAAGAAACATTGGTAGATGAGAATTCTGTCGTAGCACGATTTGTCCGTCGAGTTGAGACCGGATTCCATCAATTGTCGCGACATCCTCGCTATCTTGATCTTCCTGCATTTGATGCATTGAGAGATCTGGGTTCGGACTATGACGCAAGCTCAATTATTGATGTAAAAAAGCGTATTCTTGTTCTTTGTTCATACTCTTTTAATCACTGCAGTAATTGGCAATATGTTAAAAGAAAAGTTAAAACCGTCCTTTGGAATAAAAAGAGATATAAACCTGAAATTGAGAGAATTATTGACTATGGCACCTCCCAGCTTATCTGGCAAAGTCTTTTTGAACAAATTCGTCGGACTACAGGATGTGTAGTAGACTGGTCTGAATACAATGCATCAGTGTTTCTGGAACTTGGAGTAAGGCTTGCTGTCAGTGAATGGGGTGCAGTACACATCATTGATCGTCAATGTCTCACAGGAGGGGAGAAAACACCTGAACATAAACTCGTTCAAACTGATGATATTCATCGACTATTCAATCCTATTACTTATGAATGTCATGACAACTCCTCAGCCCCCTTTGAAGAGGTAGTAGAAGCACTGGTAGAGCGCGATCCCCATCTTGACGGTGATGTTGGCTACAATCGTATTCACCGTGTGCTACTTGACGTTATAGGCAAAGTAAAGGAAGCAAGTCTGCCGCTTGCTGAAGATCTCAAGAGGAGGGCAGATGCTCTCCATAACACGCAGCAGGGGAAAGTTGCGACACCCCAGATATTGTTTTCGGGTAGTCGTGTTAACAAAACGGATAGTGAACGGGCTGCTCTGGAACTTCGCATAGCAGCATGGCTCTATTTGGAATATCGAGTAAAAGCACAAACGACTCAGAATGATGTAGATATCTATCATGACTTGGGTCGTTCGGTGAAAGATGCTCTTTATGATCTTGGTGATAATAATTCAGTTCAACTTGCCTTATATATTGAAGACCAACTCAATAAACTGGAATGA
- a CDS encoding arsenate reductase ArsC, with product MKKSILILCTGNSCRSQMAEGFLRSFDSSLEVYSAGTKPAAMVHPLAVKVMREEWVDISTNLPKSVDTFLEKAFDYVITVCDGANDSCPVFIGKVEHRLHIGFDDPAEAEGTKEEVLATFRRVRDEINQRFRQFYNENLKGK from the coding sequence ATGAAAAAATCAATCCTGATCCTCTGTACCGGAAACTCCTGCCGCAGCCAGATGGCTGAAGGGTTTCTTCGTTCATTCGATTCCTCACTTGAAGTTTATTCTGCAGGTACGAAACCTGCAGCAATGGTTCATCCCCTTGCGGTCAAAGTGATGCGTGAAGAGTGGGTTGACATCAGTACAAACCTCCCGAAAAGTGTCGATACCTTTCTTGAAAAAGCTTTTGATTATGTGATCACCGTGTGCGACGGAGCCAACGACTCCTGTCCGGTGTTTATCGGCAAGGTGGAACATCGGTTACACATTGGCTTTGACGATCCGGCAGAGGCAGAAGGGACAAAAGAGGAGGTGCTTGCCACTTTCCGTCGTGTCCGAGACGAAATAAACCAGCGTTTCAGACAATTCTATAACGAAAATCTGAAAGGAAAATAA
- the fxsT gene encoding FxSxx-COOH system tetratricopeptide repeat protein → MIFISYRKADSEDLALSLAGKLTECFGEDHVFLDRNTIEPGDHWREKIETALSKTLVVLALIGPEWLSAHDENFVRRIDRDDDVLAYELAFALAKGIKIIPLYLHDLKPLLEKAFPDRLKGLTHTHSMEFDLTRDLERLFMAIVNRTGLVFTNSNKQIPSGGSSTVQKHKPCNIPDSISTIFKGRTDEVLKLRNRFEDNQDMNNNVSCRQVISGLGGIGKTRLAIEYAWKYQERYNAELFVVAATPAQLRRSVADLAAPGILNLQEWECNLDDIRMVAVISWLSEHPGWLLIIDNADKQSSVKSVKKLLPALRQGHVIITSRNHDWRYSATQQEIDVLSIEESKKFLLERTNDLRLKTPHDEAVAEELARELGGLALVLEQAGAYIQNRDGGLSLADYLARWREGGNTCTWCNRNVKLYDRSVSITWETTARALSPAALTLFRILSWFAPDPIPRRMVSDRNVIEIISAAVEKSGLEKSDIDPELALGELIAYSMTKKVDEQGTPCVGLHRVVLQITRDQMPLEVKAPSVVAAAKMLELFAPKESYRPENWMKWRLLISHAEAIYSILSKLEEEYWNIELMKMLALYYMGQERNKDGVPIQRKVLRWVQKYLDPDDPEIFLAMNDLALMLDFSAEEEKETLYKEALDGRCLVLGEESEAAGETRHNYGCFLSSYGRLAEAEPLMLRALSTHAKVNGPFHWRTLMAETSLADIFLDKGEVAKAEDLICSSLVNKKKHLGEEHPDTLKNMESLAWVLVRRADFDEAEKLLLQVFETRKRVLGSGEPSTIDTMNDLASFYCRIDNCAQAEKLLKQALDLNENNQGSQHYRTLRSIYMLANFYAFLGNAAVAKPLYWKAIDGMRLDRGSDRPETLQIMSDLANLLQHSGERMQAEKIYREVMETNKRVRGDEHQMTLNSINRLAIFYDETGDEASAEKMYRDALDGLTKKRGTDHRDTLVVLGNYAELLREKGDYEEAEKLFKSIVETNVRLYGKEHLMTYNSMNQLAIFFTRIENYEMAEQYFNLALEGKQRIQGPKHPDTLILMSNLADLLAKKGEYEHAEALFDKVIEINECELGKEHPNTLASLLKLAELLEKSNKIEESLKIRDRYIEVKVRKSDTASLVSLRELALQFYLKGEYKRAEELLLIVLDQNFQIPGICCQLVRLFIVTDRDDNARKMLSKALENKEKAEPYVIPRILFLQILFDFLDGNILEEHMGILKSVLKTEREFHEWKLKPVLNHLEKRLSESAFVFLNALSDALCDKKKLKGLDRFSEWCSVEPVASQG, encoded by the coding sequence ATGATATTCATCAGTTATCGTAAAGCAGATTCCGAAGACCTAGCATTATCGCTTGCAGGAAAATTAACTGAATGTTTCGGGGAAGATCATGTTTTTCTTGACCGAAATACGATCGAACCCGGAGATCATTGGCGAGAAAAAATTGAAACCGCCCTCTCAAAGACGTTGGTTGTTTTAGCTTTGATTGGTCCAGAATGGCTATCGGCTCATGATGAGAACTTTGTGCGGCGTATTGATCGTGATGACGATGTACTTGCATATGAACTCGCTTTTGCACTTGCGAAAGGTATCAAAATCATTCCTCTCTATCTACATGACCTTAAACCATTGTTGGAGAAAGCATTTCCCGACAGACTAAAAGGGTTGACTCATACACACAGTATGGAATTTGATCTCACGAGGGATCTGGAACGACTTTTTATGGCGATTGTGAATAGAACCGGTCTGGTTTTCACGAATTCCAATAAGCAAATACCTAGTGGAGGCTCATCGACAGTTCAAAAACACAAACCATGTAACATACCGGACTCAATCAGCACAATTTTCAAAGGTCGAACAGATGAGGTTCTAAAGCTTCGAAATAGATTTGAAGATAATCAGGACATGAACAATAATGTTTCTTGTCGTCAGGTCATTTCCGGACTTGGGGGTATTGGAAAGACCCGATTGGCAATTGAATATGCATGGAAATATCAAGAACGTTATAACGCTGAACTGTTTGTTGTGGCAGCTACCCCGGCTCAATTGCGCCGCAGTGTTGCTGATCTGGCTGCGCCGGGCATTCTTAACCTTCAGGAGTGGGAATGCAATCTGGATGATATCCGGATGGTTGCTGTGATCAGTTGGCTTTCTGAGCATCCGGGATGGCTTTTGATCATCGACAATGCCGATAAGCAATCCAGTGTGAAGAGTGTGAAAAAGTTATTGCCAGCACTTCGTCAAGGGCATGTGATCATCACATCACGAAATCATGACTGGAGGTACTCTGCAACACAGCAAGAGATCGATGTTCTGTCTATAGAGGAATCAAAAAAGTTTCTGCTCGAGAGGACAAACGACTTAAGACTCAAAACGCCTCATGATGAAGCTGTTGCTGAAGAATTGGCCAGGGAACTTGGTGGTCTGGCTCTGGTACTTGAACAAGCTGGGGCATACATTCAAAATCGGGATGGAGGGCTTTCACTTGCAGATTATCTAGCCCGATGGAGAGAAGGAGGAAATACCTGCACATGGTGTAACAGGAATGTGAAGCTTTACGATCGAAGTGTATCAATCACGTGGGAAACGACAGCACGAGCATTAAGCCCGGCAGCATTGACTCTGTTTCGTATTCTGTCATGGTTTGCACCTGATCCAATTCCTCGCAGAATGGTCTCGGATCGCAATGTCATTGAGATCATCAGTGCTGCTGTTGAAAAGTCCGGACTGGAAAAAAGTGATATTGATCCGGAACTTGCTCTTGGTGAGTTGATTGCCTATTCAATGACCAAAAAAGTCGATGAACAGGGAACCCCTTGCGTTGGTTTGCATCGGGTAGTACTGCAAATTACCCGGGATCAAATGCCTTTGGAAGTAAAAGCTCCATCAGTAGTAGCTGCGGCTAAAATGCTTGAACTATTTGCTCCGAAAGAATCATACAGGCCGGAGAATTGGATGAAATGGCGGTTGCTTATTTCTCATGCTGAAGCAATTTATAGCATCTTGAGCAAATTAGAAGAGGAGTATTGGAATATTGAGCTGATGAAAATGCTTGCACTGTACTATATGGGGCAAGAACGAAATAAGGATGGAGTTCCAATCCAGCGCAAAGTTTTAAGATGGGTACAGAAATATCTCGACCCTGATGATCCGGAGATCTTCCTCGCCATGAATGATCTTGCGCTGATGCTTGATTTTTCTGCTGAAGAAGAAAAAGAAACTCTTTACAAAGAGGCATTGGATGGACGCTGTCTGGTGCTTGGTGAAGAAAGTGAGGCGGCGGGTGAGACACGTCATAACTATGGTTGTTTTTTGAGCAGTTATGGTCGCCTGGCTGAAGCTGAACCGTTGATGCTTCGGGCATTGAGTACCCATGCGAAAGTCAACGGTCCATTCCATTGGCGGACACTGATGGCAGAGACGAGTCTTGCGGATATCTTTTTGGATAAGGGAGAAGTGGCCAAAGCCGAGGATTTGATTTGTTCTTCACTTGTAAACAAAAAAAAGCATTTGGGTGAAGAACACCCTGATACCTTAAAAAACATGGAATCGCTTGCGTGGGTGCTGGTAAGACGTGCTGATTTCGATGAAGCCGAAAAACTGCTGCTGCAGGTATTTGAAACCAGAAAAAGGGTGCTTGGCTCTGGTGAGCCTTCTACGATTGATACAATGAATGATCTGGCATCATTTTATTGCCGGATTGATAACTGTGCTCAAGCGGAGAAATTGTTAAAGCAAGCTTTGGATTTGAACGAAAATAATCAAGGGTCACAGCATTATCGTACTCTTCGCTCGATTTATATGCTGGCAAATTTTTATGCATTCCTTGGTAATGCAGCTGTTGCTAAACCTTTGTATTGGAAGGCCATTGATGGCATGCGTCTTGACCGGGGATCCGACCGTCCTGAAACATTGCAAATTATGTCCGATCTTGCAAATTTACTTCAGCACTCAGGAGAGCGTATGCAGGCCGAGAAGATTTACAGGGAAGTCATGGAGACAAACAAGCGTGTTCGAGGAGATGAGCATCAAATGACTCTTAACAGTATAAATCGATTGGCAATATTTTATGATGAAACAGGTGATGAAGCAAGCGCTGAAAAAATGTACAGGGATGCTTTGGATGGACTTACAAAAAAACGAGGTACGGATCATCGGGATACGCTGGTTGTTCTTGGTAACTATGCAGAGCTTTTGCGTGAAAAAGGCGATTATGAGGAGGCCGAAAAATTATTCAAAAGCATAGTTGAAACAAATGTGCGCCTCTATGGTAAGGAGCATCTTATGACCTATAACAGCATGAACCAGTTAGCGATATTTTTCACTCGTATCGAAAACTATGAAATGGCTGAACAGTATTTTAACCTTGCATTGGAAGGCAAGCAAAGAATTCAGGGGCCAAAACACCCCGACACACTCATCCTGATGAGCAATCTTGCGGATCTGCTTGCAAAAAAAGGTGAATATGAGCATGCCGAGGCTTTATTTGACAAAGTCATCGAAATTAATGAATGTGAGTTGGGGAAAGAACACCCGAACACGCTGGCCAGTCTTTTAAAGCTGGCGGAGTTACTGGAAAAGTCGAATAAAATCGAAGAATCTTTAAAAATCAGGGATCGATACATTGAGGTAAAGGTGCGAAAAAGTGATACCGCAAGCCTTGTCTCACTTAGGGAGCTTGCTTTGCAGTTTTACCTTAAAGGCGAATATAAACGTGCTGAGGAACTGTTGTTAATTGTTCTGGATCAAAACTTTCAAATACCAGGTATATGTTGCCAGTTGGTACGTCTTTTTATCGTGACAGACAGAGATGATAATGCGCGCAAAATGTTGTCGAAGGCTTTGGAAAACAAAGAAAAGGCAGAGCCTTATGTTATTCCAAGAATTCTCTTTTTACAAATCCTGTTTGATTTTCTTGATGGAAATATACTTGAAGAGCACATGGGTATTTTGAAATCTGTTCTAAAAACAGAACGTGAATTTCATGAATGGAAACTCAAGCCGGTGCTTAATCATCTCGAAAAACGATTGTCGGAGAGTGCTTTTGTTTTTCTAAATGCTCTTTCAGATGCACTTTGTGATAAAAAGAAACTGAAAGGTCTTGATCGTTTTTCTGAATGGTGTTCTGTAGAGCCAGTGGCATCTCAAGGATAA
- a CDS encoding permease: protein MESMGQQSRKALRMESVKWISAVFVAGGLWFLVYNNLEWFAALSLQFVGITRTSSFGEALFFFIYEVPKVLLLLTAVVFLMGVVHTFISAERTRALLSGRRIGVGNIMAASLGIVTPFCSCSAVPLFIGFLQAGVPLGVTFSFLISAPMINEVALALLFGMFGWKVALLYMGMGLMIAIVAGLVIGKLKMERYLEEWVQKLQQSQVSAEAEGEVISWPLRLKEGVSHVREIVGKVWLYIVLGVGLGAGIHGYVPENFMASLMGKSVWWSVPVAVLIGVPMYSNAAGILPVVQALLGKGAALGTVMAFMMSVIALSAPEMIILRKVLKPQLIAVFAGVVAVGIMIVGFVFNLVL from the coding sequence ATGGAAAGCATGGGACAACAATCACGCAAAGCGCTTCGTATGGAAAGCGTGAAATGGATTTCCGCTGTTTTTGTTGCAGGAGGGCTATGGTTCCTGGTTTACAACAATCTTGAATGGTTTGCCGCCCTCTCTCTTCAGTTTGTCGGAATTACCCGGACAAGCAGTTTTGGTGAGGCGCTCTTCTTTTTCATCTATGAGGTGCCGAAAGTCCTTCTGCTGCTCACCGCTGTGGTGTTTCTGATGGGGGTTGTGCATACTTTTATCTCTGCCGAGCGGACGCGGGCCCTTCTTTCAGGTCGTCGTATCGGTGTCGGCAACATTATGGCGGCAAGTCTCGGCATTGTGACACCCTTCTGCTCCTGCTCGGCGGTACCGCTTTTCATTGGCTTTTTGCAGGCAGGGGTACCACTTGGTGTTACCTTTTCCTTCCTTATTTCAGCGCCAATGATCAATGAGGTTGCCCTTGCATTACTTTTCGGCATGTTCGGCTGGAAAGTTGCCCTCCTCTATATGGGGATGGGACTCATGATTGCAATTGTTGCCGGACTGGTGATCGGCAAGCTCAAGATGGAGCGCTATCTGGAAGAGTGGGTGCAGAAACTGCAGCAGAGTCAGGTTTCTGCCGAAGCGGAGGGAGAGGTGATAAGCTGGCCATTGCGCCTGAAGGAAGGAGTCAGCCATGTTCGAGAGATTGTTGGCAAAGTCTGGCTTTATATCGTACTCGGTGTTGGGCTTGGCGCTGGAATCCATGGCTATGTACCGGAAAACTTTATGGCTTCACTGATGGGAAAAAGTGTCTGGTGGTCGGTTCCCGTTGCGGTACTGATTGGCGTTCCCATGTATTCCAACGCAGCAGGTATTCTTCCCGTTGTTCAGGCGCTGCTCGGCAAAGGGGCGGCACTTGGCACGGTAATGGCCTTCATGATGAGCGTCATAGCCCTTTCTGCCCCGGAGATGATCATTCTCCGCAAAGTGCTCAAGCCTCAGCTTATCGCCGTGTTTGCTGGCGTTGTGGCTGTAGGGATCATGATCGTCGGTTTTGTCTTTAATCTTGTTTTGTGA
- a CDS encoding alpha/beta hydrolase, whose amino-acid sequence MIKSDVLTQAIADIWDKIVINSGSDYELFESELLTLLRLLEGSKGREEELVQGLIFALFKRFDAAYTLLNQAIAPYQAKGPAQFCDGVKKHRYVSVPVFYGTDRAFVDKVDGAVIYGSERDDLSFGIAKVSIPDDHRMGKIEKMNLWRLQFREDPEKHIVLLGVETLPIETFEINVQNALKQSSKKEVMIFVHGYYTGFVDALTRAAQIAYDLKFEGFIGLYSWPSEGARTKYVVDETNVKWSCPQFVDFLRVVRENLGAEKIHIIAHSMGAQLIVDTLAFMTSSLDTQQASIGQVVFAAPDIDASIFKNLAGHFSKKADQFTLYASSNDKAIMASKMFHKYPRAGDSGLGLVIVPSVDTVDVTAINTSMDGHSYFGDNRSVLTDIFELIKHGSHPQDRAGLVAKKRYGKQYWEFIS is encoded by the coding sequence ATGATCAAATCAGACGTTCTGACACAAGCAATTGCTGATATTTGGGATAAGATAGTAATTAATTCTGGTAGTGATTATGAGCTTTTCGAGTCTGAACTTTTGACACTGTTGCGCCTTCTTGAGGGCTCTAAAGGTAGAGAAGAGGAGTTAGTGCAGGGTTTAATTTTTGCTTTGTTTAAACGATTCGATGCAGCTTATACCCTGCTCAATCAGGCAATTGCACCATATCAAGCGAAAGGCCCAGCTCAGTTTTGTGATGGTGTTAAAAAGCACCGCTATGTTTCTGTACCCGTTTTTTATGGCACGGATCGAGCCTTTGTTGACAAGGTTGACGGAGCCGTTATTTATGGTTCTGAACGTGACGATCTTTCTTTTGGCATTGCCAAAGTAAGCATTCCTGATGATCATAGGATGGGGAAGATAGAAAAAATGAACTTGTGGAGACTGCAATTTCGCGAAGATCCTGAGAAGCATATCGTATTGTTGGGAGTTGAAACATTACCGATAGAGACGTTTGAGATAAATGTACAAAATGCGCTGAAGCAGAGTTCAAAGAAAGAGGTTATGATTTTCGTGCATGGTTACTATACAGGATTTGTTGATGCGCTCACTCGTGCAGCACAAATCGCTTATGATCTTAAATTTGAAGGTTTTATAGGATTGTATAGTTGGCCTTCTGAGGGAGCTCGTACCAAATATGTGGTAGATGAAACCAATGTTAAATGGTCATGCCCTCAGTTTGTAGATTTCTTGCGCGTCGTTAGAGAGAACTTGGGCGCAGAGAAGATTCATATTATTGCTCATAGTATGGGAGCCCAGTTGATTGTCGACACTCTTGCTTTTATGACCTCTTCCTTGGATACACAGCAAGCAAGTATCGGTCAAGTCGTTTTTGCTGCTCCCGATATTGATGCCTCAATATTTAAAAACCTTGCTGGTCACTTTAGCAAGAAAGCTGACCAGTTTACTTTGTATGCTTCATCGAATGACAAAGCTATCATGGCTTCAAAAATGTTTCATAAGTACCCTCGAGCGGGCGATTCTGGCTTGGGTTTAGTGATAGTTCCTTCAGTTGACACCGTCGATGTCACTGCTATAAATACGAGTATGGATGGACATTCTTATTTCGGAGACAATCGGTCGGTTTTGACTGATATTTTTGAACTCATTAAGCACGGCTCTCATCCTCAAGACAGAGCTGGACTTGTCGCAAAGAAGAGATATGGGAAACAATACTGGGAGTTTATTTCGTAG
- a CDS encoding thioredoxin family protein, producing MKKIKILGSGCAKCNQLADAVKAVIAAEGIDASVEKVEDMQQIMAYNILSTPALVVDERVVCKGRTPSYDELKEMLSAKPQGCCCGSHGSKENGKSSCC from the coding sequence ATGAAAAAGATAAAAATTCTTGGCAGCGGCTGTGCAAAGTGCAATCAACTCGCTGATGCGGTGAAAGCGGTAATTGCTGCGGAAGGTATTGATGCATCCGTAGAAAAAGTGGAGGATATGCAGCAGATCATGGCTTACAATATCCTCTCAACTCCGGCCCTTGTCGTTGATGAACGTGTAGTTTGTAAAGGCCGCACCCCTTCTTATGATGAGCTGAAAGAGATGCTGTCAGCCAAACCACAGGGCTGTTGCTGCGGTTCTCATGGCAGCAAGGAAAATGGCAAATCAAGCTGCTGTTAA